The Vitis vinifera cultivar Pinot Noir 40024 chromosome 18, ASM3070453v1 region cagactggtgggatcataatcgtgatcaacagaagaaggattccaagaaaacctcaaCTGCAGttgttgccgaaataaaaatagaggatAATGTTgttgagaaagcctctgcattggtagccgccacagattatggtggtaaggttttaaatacttctaaacctattattaataatacaagaataattgattctggtgctacaaatcatatgacttttgattctagacaggtcttaccccttagaccttcctcacaaaaaattgtttccacaaccaatggtaacacaaccttAGTCATTGGGGAatgatccttaactcttactgatactctgaatttggattctgttttagttgttccatctttagattacaattttttgtcagtttctcaaatcactgcagctttatcttgtattgtcatttttttgcctaaattttgtgtttttaaagacatccaaacaagacagacgattggttgtggtattaagcgaggaaaactctattacttggacttgcattCAAAGGATTCCAATAAGTTGcgacaagccttgatggcagatgggtctgagggggagaagaaaaagtctgaaatttggttgtggcatcgacgtctaggacatgcttcctttggttatttaaaaaaattgtttcctactTTGTTTCCAAGGAGTGAtgtttctggtttccgttgtgatatttgtgaattggctaaaagtcaTCGTGCTTCGATtctgttaattttgaataacttttatggttatacattatGATGTTTGGGGCCTATCCAAAGTCCTAACTTTGAGTGGAtcgcgttggtttgttacttttattaatGATTGTACTAGAATGACTTGGTTATGCTTGATAAAAACCAAAGATGAAGTAAACttgttgtttgaaaattttcataaaatgattggaacttagtacaatgcaaaggtttgGGTTCTGCGTAGCGATAATGGTCGAGAATATCAGAGttttgatcttcaaaagtatttggaaggatatgatattattcatcaaactacttgttccaatacaccccagaaAAATGGTGTCGCTGAACGAAAAAATcgacacttgttagaggttgttcgtgtttccttgatagcagcaaaaatgTCGATATCTTATtagggagaagcaatcacatctgctgcatacttgatcaatcgggtaccttccaaCTCAATtgacttccaaacacctctccaagctcttactaatgtcgtagttgccccaaccgtcccaaattTACCTCCTCGTGTGTTTGGTTGCGTGGTATTTatgcatctacacaaacactAACCACCAAGTTAACTTTccgtgcattgcaatgtgtgtttgttggatatgcattgcaccaAAAAGGATATTAATGTTACCATCTTCCAACTCAacgaatgtttattacaatggatgtaatgtttcatgaagattcgatgtatttttcatttgagtCTGAACTTCAAGGGGAGTACCATAAAGAAATTCaaactctcgattatgattatcatatctttaAAGATGATGAAtatggacaatctgaactagtgaaccaggaagaGGTTAAattggatatgagtggtacaACTTTGGAACCAAGTAGTAATGACAACTCCAAAACTGAAAAAGTGCTAAAAGAGGGAAGAGATAATACAATGGAACCATCACCACCATCTGAACAATTTGGGTCTGAAGATgccttcactgaaataccaaaccaatcgtcgtctgctaagggtgttcttaatttggaacctgatccattcatgaaatggttaccacaccgtcataatagaggtattcctaaacctaCATATGAatctgaattgtctaccaaagtcaaataagtcatttgtaaatcaattatctactataGCTATTCCTAATAGTGTGCAGGAAACCTTaactgatccaaggtggaaaacaaccatgaatgaagagatgaaatcattgcaaaagaatgaaacatgggaacttgTAGAATatccaccaggaaagaagccagttgggtgtcgttggatctatactgtgaagtataAGGCAGATGATAGTATtaaacgatttaaagcaagactggtagcaaaatggtacactcaaacttatggaattaaCTACACAAAGACATTTGCACTtatagctaagatcaacacagttcgagtattactatCTTTAGTTACAAACTtggattggccattacaacagttcaatgtaaaaaatgtctttctgcatGGCAAGTTATCTAAAGAATTATATATGGATCTTCAATCAGGATGCATGGTGTTAGAAAAGCAATGttagaaggtgtgcaaattgaagaggTCATTGTATGGGTTAAAGCAATCCctgagagcatggtttggaaggttcacaaagtttgagagcttttggctatcgtcaaagtaattcaaatCACACTTTATTCCTGAAAAAACAACATGataagattacgacactcatcgtaCATGTGGacgacatggtagttacaggagatgatcctaaataaataaaaactctgTAAAATTATCTGTCTAGAGAATtggaaataaaatatctaggttCTTTGAAAtgctttcttgggattgaagtttctcgatcaagtgaatggatttttttgtctcaaagaaagtatgccttagatcttttatagGAGATTGGAATGTCAGGATGTCAACATGTTGATACACTAATAGAAGAAGGTCTAAAATTGTGGGTTGAgtctaatcaagtatcaaccgataagggaagataccagagacttgtggagagattaatgtacttagttcatacaagaccagattttgcttatgcattgagtgtagtgagtcaatacatgcataatcttGGAgaacaacatatgaatgcagtcatgcacattttgaggtatttgaagaatgctcctaggaagggaattttgttcgctaaaaatgttgatcattagAATATTGAAGTATATACTAATGCTGATTGGGTCGGTGCAATGGATGATAGAcaatctacatctggttactttacctttgtatatggtaatcttgtgacatggaaaagtaagaaatagaatgtcgtcgctcgttcaagtgcagaagcggaatttaggggtatgactctaggactttgtgagacATTATGACTAAGACTCCTCTTataggatttaggttacctatctaggcaaccaatccgattgttttgtgacaacaAAGCcacatgtgacattgctcataatccagtacaacatgatcgtataaagcatgtcgaggtggacaaattcttcattaaggagaaggtggatgataagattgtggaattgcctaagattcgatcataAGATCAATTGGttgatatcctcaccaaagctgcaGTCTCAAGTCGagtgttctaaaaaaatttagacaagttgggcatatatgacatctatgcaccaacttgagggggagtgttgagatattagttGTACAAATCCTTGtaatcattctttcccattcttaggtGATTACGCTTTATTATAGTGCTTGATTATAGGTGGTCAACATAATTAACAGATATGATTATATAGTTGTATAGCTTGATTATGGGATATTGAGTCATGtataccctctatatatactttgtacgtgaacgaatgaaagtatgaatgaaaaaccaCCATTCATTAATTTGAAGTAGCCCAACATCAGCTTGCAGGTAAGCCCAACATGTGGTAATATGAGCTTCTTTGGTTGGgtttttgccaaaaaaaaaaaaaaaaacccaattaaTAGGTAGTGGCAATGTCCGATTCTTCGAGAACAGTTTGATTTGTTTGATTCACCGTTTCATCAATTCAACTGTTGGTTAGGTGGTTTATAACTACTTTGATAGTTAGGCAGTTCATTAAAGGGAACTAAATTGGAAAGGCTACCTCGAATCAATTCGATTGACCAAtccaattcaattttcaaaacattgcTTATATTCATTGATTTGACCGTAgaagtgtttgataaattattatttatttattcatttatttaacatATGGAAGATAtaaactataaaagaaaaaaaaaagtaatttttctcatttatttaattatatcaatgaatttaatctttttaattgttaaagtatttttaaaaattgaaatttgagtttgagGGTTCTTATTtatctaataatatattttatgatcaTGAGATATTTAACTATTaaccttttaaatttaaaataattattttatttattaggagACTGAATTCTAATTTCTCAACTTTTAATTTGATAACGTGTGGAAACTTGTTGagaaataattacctaaaaagtTCGACGTGGGTTAAAAATTATAACTAGACCTTATTTTGCATTTGATGTAGGTTTGGACAAATTGATAAGGCTAATCCACCTCAAAACGGTCAATCTTGCTTTATACCTACTAGTTTCACCGTTCATTTTATTATAGAgtttttttaatagtatttgtttttcttacttaattttaaatagaacttaaaattaaataatatttaattgattttaataatattttattttgattaaatattaaaaaataatatattatttttttattttaaaaaaagttaaatattttaactttcgTATTCCgtacaaattttataataaatcatatatatatatatatatatatatatatatatatatatatatatatatatatatagatatatatattaaaaaaataaaaactgaaatcaaattacTTTGTacgaaaaactaaaaaaagcaAACACCCATTTTATTCGtcttaaaaaatggtaattgcGGTACATGAGGGAGCCGAGAGCCCGTCCTAAGATGTTGATGCGGTTTGGAAATCAACGATTAGGAGCGGCCGCAACTGTAAATCGGATGACCCGATGAAGGTAGGCGGATCCAACTCAACACGTATCAATGCACAGGTACTTCTCCATCTTCACTCCTCCACTTCCCTCACGCCTCCATCTCCGTCGGCCAATCCACCTTTCACGGACCCTTCTCTGGAAGCTCCGGGACGAATCCCATCCAGCCCCACCCGAATTAGTCTCCCGCATCTGCCGTCTCGTGCTTCTCCGCCGTTGCAATGCCATCTCCAAACTTAATTTCGTCTTCTCTGACGATATCGTCGACGCTGTTCTCCGGAACCTCAGACTAAACCCTACTGCTTCTCTAGGGTTtttccaatttgtttctaaGCAGCAAAATTTTAGACCCAACGTTAAGTCTTATTGTAAGCTTGTTCATATATTGTCCAGAGGTCGAATGTATGATGAGACCAGAGCGTACTTGAACCAGCTCGTTGATCTTTGTAAGTTCAAGGATCGTGGCAATGTGATTTGGGATGAATTAGTTGGGGTTTATCGAGAATTTGCATTTTCGCCCACTGTTTTTGATATGATTCTGAAGGTGTATGTGGAAAAGGGtttgacaaagaatgcattgtACGTGTTTGATAATATGGGCAAGTGTGGCCGAATACCAAGCTTGCGGTCTTGCAATAGTTTGTTGAACAATTTGGTTAAAAATGGGGAGACCCACACGGCACATTATGTTTATCAGCAAATGATCAGGGTTGGAATAGTTCCGGACGTTTTTATGGTTTCAATAATGGTGAATGCATTTTGCAAGGACGGGAAAGTGGATGAAGCAGCGGgatttgtgaaaaaaatggagaatttgGGTGTTGAACCAAATATAGTGACCTACCATAGTTTGATTAATGGCTATGTTAGTCTGGGGGATGTGGAAGCTGCAAAAGGAGTGCTGAAATTCATGAGTGAAAAGGGGGTTTCAAGAAATGTGGTTACATATACCCTGTTGATCAAGGGTTATTGCAAACAATGTAAAATGGACGAGGCAGAGAAGGTGCTTAGAGGAATGCAGGAGGAGGCAGCTTTGGTTCCTGATGAGCGTGCTTATGGTGTCTTGATAGATGGTTATTGTCGAACTGGAAAAATAGATGATGCTGTTAGGCTTTTGGATGAGATGTTGAGATTGGGCCTGAAAACaaacttatttatttgtaattcaTTGATTAATGGATATTGCAAACGTGGTGAAATTCATGAAGCAGAGGGAGTGATAACCCGTATGGTGGATTGGAACTTGAAGCCAGACTCTTATAGCTACAATACTCTACTGGATGGGTACTGTAGAGAAGGCCATACATCTGAAGCTTTCAACCTTTGTGACAAGATGCTTCAGGAAGGGATTGAACCAACCGTCTTAACTTATAATACTCTTCTTAAAGGCTTGTGCCGTGTGGGTGCCTTTGATGATGCTTTGCAAATTTGGCATTTGATGATGAAAAGGGGTGTGGCTCCTGATGAGGTTGGCTATAGTACTCTGCTTGATGGGTTATTCaagatggaaaattttgaaggagCTTCAACATTGTGGAAAGATATTCTAGCAAGAGGATTTACGAAAAGTAGGATTACTTTCAATACAATGATCAGCGGATTATGTAAGATGGGGAAAATGGTTGAAGCGGAGGAAATTTTTGACAAGATGAAGGATCTGGGATGTTCCCCTGATGGAATAACATACAGAACCCTAATTGATGGGTATTGTAAAGCCAGCAATGTTGGACAAGCTTTTAAAGTTAAGGGTGCCATGGAAAGGGAACCAATTTCACCTTCCATTGAGATGTACAATTCTCTTATTAGTGGACTTTTTAAGTCTAGGAGATTAGTTGAAGTGACAGATCTTCTCACTGAGATGGGCATAAGGGGATTGACCCCAAATATTGTTACTTATGGAGCCCTTATTGATGGTTGGTGCAAAGAAGGGATGCTGGATAAAGCTTTTAGTTCATATTTTGAGATGACTGAGAATGGGCTATCTGCCAATATAATTATATGCAGCACAATGGTCAGTGGCCTATATAGGCTTGGTAGGATTGATGAAGCAAATTTGCTGATGCAGAAAATGGTGGATCATGGTTTTTTTCCTGATCATGAATGTTTCCTCAAGTCTGACATTAGATATGCAGCCATTCAGAAAATTGCAGATTCTCTTGATGAAAGTTGTAAAACTTTTCTTCTACCCAACAATATTGTGTACAATATTGCTATTGCGGGCCTTTGCAAGACTGGGAAGGTTGATGATGCAAGAAGATTTTTCTCTATGTTATCACTGAAAGGATTTGTTCCGGATAATTTTACGTACTGTACCCTGATTCATGGCTATTCTGCGGCTGGTAATGTTGATGAAGCTTTTCGCTTAAGGGACGAGATGCTGAGAAGGGGTCTTGTTCCAAACATAGTTACATACAATGCTCTTATAAATGGCTTGTGCAAATCAGAAAACGTGGATCGAGCACAGAGGCTTTTCCATAAACTTCACCAGAAGGGATTGTTTCCAAATGTTGTTACCTATAATACATTGATCGATGGATATTGCAAGATTGGTAATATGGATGCAGCCTTCAAACTGAAAGATAAAATGATAGAAGAAGGGATTTCTCCTTCTGTTGTTACATACTCTGCCTTGATCAATGGTCTTTGTAAGCATGGAGATATAGAAAGATCTATGAAGCTTTTGAATCAAATGATCAAGGCAGGTGTGGACTCTAAGCTTATAGAATACTGTACTTTGGTTCAAGGTTACATTAGAAGTGGAGAGATGCAAAAGATACACAAACTTTATGATATGATGCATATCAGATGTCTTTCCACCACTGCTATTTCTCATAAACAGGTGGATTTAAGACCTCAAACTACAATGAAATGAGCAAGCCTGAAGCTGTATGTTGATCTGTGCTTTAGTGAGTTAAGGGACTTTTGAGAACATAATTCAGTTGTCAGAATGATTTGGAGTCCAGCCATGGCCTTGCCTTCTTGAATGGGCTTCTTCATGCATATTCAGAGGCTTGGGCTGTACATTGAGGAGGACTAAATAGATTCAGTGTAACCTCCTGGAGAGTGTCAGGTAATTTGCACTGCAAATACTAATATAGTTGCtcctattttatgatatttattaaGGTTGGTTTTTTGTTGTGCAGTATGTGGCTAGTTGGTATCCTCCCAAAATCATAATGAAGGTTCCAATGGAACATTTTCAGCTCAAATAGAATATGAATTGCTTCTTACTTCCAAAATTTAAACATTCATGGAAATTTGTGGGAGTGGTTGCTTTGGACTGTCCAATTCGTATATTTGGTCCTAAAGGGACCATAATGGATAAGTGAAGTTGCTGCCGGATTTTGGGTCCCAGCATTTCATCATTTTCAGATTTTGGGTAGCACAAAGGTACTCGCTGACTTCCTCTTTTGACATTATGTGCAGGCtgtgaaatagaaaattttgttcgAAGTTAATATTAGTGCTTCTAGTTGCAGGTTAAAATTACCACATGTGCTAGATGTTGCTTAAATGTATGAAACGCTTAGGGAATGTACTGAACTGGAATAATTATGGGAGCTGCTTGTCATTCCAGAACTTTTCAATTTGATGGTGGCATGTGAAAGATTCAAAGGTAAGGCTGGAATAAAGCTTATGATTGTTTTCTGTAAACTTTCTAGAGACTTTAGTCAGTATGGAAGATACTAACCATTGGTTCAATTACTGTCTTAATAAGAAGCTGAACAGGCAGCACCAGTTCAAGATGGTACATGAGAAGCTGAAAGGGCATATCTCTCTGAAAGGACCTCACTGTTTCCAAAGAAGCTTGTGCTGGAATGTCGATTGGAATATTATATGTACTTCTGTACATGGGGTTGTGTTACTATTGTTCCATTATTTTGTCCATCCAGGTTCCATTCTTGTCGCGTATTCTTCCATGCTTCAATAAGCTTTGTTGCCATGTATCATTTGCCAATTCAATTCATTTAGTATGCTGGAAGTTGGAACTCAGGCTTCTGCACTCGGATCCACTCAACAGATCATGTCCTCTGCTGTCAAGAATGTTGCTGCATTGTCATTCACATGGTAACCATCTTATACAACTGTTTTTAATATTGGAAATAAGATGAAGCAGGCTTCTATGTACACATTAGACTGGTAGAaactagaaaattcaaaatggttGTTCTAATGGGAAACTGATAGATGCTATGGAACAGGATTATAACTTCTGAAACAAAATGTAACTGGAATGCTATTCTCTACAAGTTGTCTTTGAGTGCTTTGTTTACTGCATTAAAGCTTGAAGCTTATTATGATACTGCCCTTTACATTCTCTTATCCATTCACTTGTGCGTTACCTATATACGTCCGTAGTTTTAGCTGACCCCCCCCATTagctatatttttaattgtgtaTTTAAGATTTAGAGGAAAATTGGAGATGTTGGTAAAGTGAAGTTTCATGCAAATCCAAAAAGGTTTCTATTGATCCCGTGAATGTCTActtattgaaatatttcctCGAAATGATGTGACATCAGCATTGTTCTCTCCATGTTAATCTTACATCAGTAAGGGATAACAACGGCTTTGTTTAAGCAATACATCTTATTTGCCTAGCATCTTCCTTGGGGTTTCGTTCAGTATTTAATATTGCAGACTCGTTCAGAGTTGATGTCATTGACCAAAAAATAGAGCATGATATGGACCAAGAAGATGTTCATATACCTAGAAGAATACCATTCATTGCCTCGTTCACATAGCCTACTCCATGCCTCATTCGCATATTATCAAAGACATGATATAACTCTTTTCTTCCCACGCCTCTCTTATCTTTGTCAAAGATTCCTtctattgttttatttgttgatCTATTTTTAGAGCTAGAAAGATGTAATTGGATGGATAGGAGGATGAAGGTCTTATTTGGTTTCACTTTGGACAAGTCAAAAGCTATATTTTTGTTTGgccaataaattttttcatatttaataaaaattttataatgttaATATTATCCTTTAAAAATTGTGACTTTCGCATTAGCTCCGGTTTTCATCTATAACCACAAACATAAATATACCCCACACGAAGCAGAAATATTTGTGCTCTTTTTTGTTGCTTGTTTATGCCATGTGGATGAATTTGGAAGTCCATGAAGAAATTCGATGTACCTATCACTTGAAATTTCAACAATGAAGCTATTGGCTATTGGTCGTATTTCACCCCAATATGCATCATCAATCTGGGACCAGCCGTTTAGAAAAGATGTATGAAGAATTGAATGCCTTGGCTGATTTTGGTCCCATTAATAGATTATTGATTGGGCCCCCGACCTTGGTATACTTTCTTGCTGTCAGTTTCAGATGGAAGTTGCTGAGCCCACGAAAGAGATACAAGAACTTTTCTTGAGGGTGAAATTTAGCTTCTGAAAggaacaaataaaacaatactTTACATCCTTTCACTCCCGTAAATCTCCCTCCACTCGCTTAACATCTGGTTCAGCACAAATTCAGCTAGGAGAAAAGGACACCGTCACATGCTGTGTTAAGATCCCCAGGCTCAAGTAATCTTGGAATGCTTTAACTCTCGTCGGGTTAATTGATTAAACCCAACTTTTTGAATGTGAGGAatttagaaatttgtttttctaaTCCATGTGAAATTGggtcatattattattattttcagaaTAACAAAAAGTAGTTGATTTTTAATCAAATCAATCTTAATCAAGTTTCACTATTAAGTTGATTCCGTACTTGTAGAGATACTGTGTGGTGTATGTAGTATACGCAACTGACAAATGCGTCGAGACTGATATCAATCTAGTAAATGATGTGCCACCTGTCACAGTGAGCTCCCGAGACCAAGACTTTGGGTAGAGCATATACATCAGCGAATTGAAATCCCATTAAGCTGGGAAGAAAGGACCTTTGTGGGGGCATCTTTTAGGGTCTGTTGGTTATGGGAAACATGGATTGAGAGAAAGCAAACATTCTCATTGAAGGAGGGGCCAAATTGAACAGTGCCACTGTAACATTAAAAGAACAAAGGGAGTGGCACTTTAATATTCAAGATTCAGATCATCAAACACAAAGATTAGTATGTTTCCTTATATGATATGAGATATAACATCTGTTCGTATTTagataaaactttttatttgattaCTGCATTAATACCGCATTGACATAGTTTACTTTAAGAGATCAAGAATGAAATTTATAGAAGGCACTTCTCTTTGATACAAGTTCCATTTTCATAAGATACATCCAGCCTTTCTTTTATCAGCTTGACCCCATAGATGGACTTTTATGAGCCTCTAAAATGGGGAAGACCTATCACTGCACCAGCCACAAGAGAAAAACCCATGATTGTCTTTGTGGTCCTGTAACCACCATTAATGCATCCTCTTCTTTGGCCTAATTAAACTATGATACTGACCAGGGGAACTGATGTTTGAGCCAATAGGATAAATAGTCAATCCTGTCGCTTCTCTCCAGTTGGTTCTTGAGAAAGtgacaagttttaaaaaattaaaaatgaaagaactTATTCTCAGCTTGTAAAATAACCCTGGAGTGTGTGAATTATTTAACGTAGAAGTATGGTGGATGTGAGAAAAATGATGTAGTAAGCAAAGGACATCTCTCTcacaatagaagaaaaaaatggaaaaaagacaAGGAAGGTGTACTCCCCTGTCGGAAAGGACACCAGCTTAGAGATTGGGGCACCTCCAGAAATGATGGGCAGAAAGGTATTTCTCATCTGCCATGAATTCAACTTAGAGTATCAGACACCTCAACCTGGAAATGAGGAGCAACGGAGCTTTCATGCAAGCCGGTAAAAGACATGGGAAAAACATTCAACACATTCGGACATCTGGGTGTGGTTGTGGGACTTGGACCCAGGAAAAAGCCAACCATGAGCTTTGCACCAAGCATGCCATGCTCACCATCTCTCTCATGTATGCCCCTTTATAATTAATTGTATGCTTTCCGTTAAGGAAAATGGcgagtttttcaaaattgttttcccaGAAAAATTCAATCACATATGGGTTGGTTTTGTACACTAAAAATCTAGTCTTCggggggaaaaaaaacaaaaaaacaatgtCGAAACGGGAAAACTGAAAGGCCATTGTAAAAGGGGCAACAGCACTGCCAGCTTCTCATGGATGATGATGGCCGACAAAAGAAATGCTAGATGGTCTCATCAAGGTCTAAAAGTGGCCCTCCATGTCTAGTACAAATTATAAGAAAACGTGTCATTATCCATAGCCGTAAAAATCAAGCGATACAAGGATATTTCAATCTTCAATCTCAGGTACGAGTAACAACTTTGCTGTCATTCCTGCTTGTCCCAGAATTCTTTCCAAAAGGATTGGGATCAAGATTGCTAAAGGATTACTTAACTCATTATTTACTTGTCCAAACTAAACCCGACATTAacactatatttgatttttagaaagctttaagaaaaatataatagaaataaaataaaaaaataaaaaattatttttatatactactttcACTtactttaactttaaaaaataaaaattaattattttcaaatcgAAGTAATAATGCAAATAATTaggttaaaatattttgtttctgtTCCACGCGCTTATCCATCATTTCCTCTCTTCCACcaagaaaattagaaaacaaaagtAAATGGCAGCCAAGCTCATGCTGTGAGCCCCGCAGTTGAGCTCAATTTCCTAGTCCTCCTTCCAACAAAATACTATCAttacttatattttaattaattgctaaaatattattattattattttaataaaaagtcaaatccAAGAAGAAGCATTAATATTCCCTCATGGATAATGCCCAGTGACTTAATTACCCTGTCCTAATCAAAATTTGGACGTCCCACTTAAAGGCCACATCGAATAGGGATAAAGATATTTATTCTACTAAAAAAATTGTggcaaatttattattattattattattattattattattattactccGGTGTCCCTTAATGATTAATCCATATGAAACTTGGATTGCTCACTTGTGAGTTGTGagtgaaagaataaaaaaaaaaaaaaaaaaaaggcaatcaTAATTTGGAGATGccaaaaacaaaagataaaattgtttgttctatttttattaaaaataatgtgaCGTAAAATTGTTCATataaatgattcaaaataataatttgcaCAAAGTTTATCGAGatgattgaaaaatattattaaatttatgattatttttaaaatactaataaaaaataatcttttgaagacaattttaacataattataatatattagaAATTATCCTTGAAGACATAagaaataatttcaatataaatctaaaatttt contains the following coding sequences:
- the LOC100259083 gene encoding putative pentatricopeptide repeat-containing protein At1g19290 yields the protein MHRYFSIFTPPLPSRLHLRRPIHLSRTLLWKLRDESHPAPPELVSRICRLVLLRRCNAISKLNFVFSDDIVDAVLRNLRLNPTASLGFFQFVSKQQNFRPNVKSYCKLVHILSRGRMYDETRAYLNQLVDLCKFKDRGNVIWDELVGVYREFAFSPTVFDMILKVYVEKGLTKNALYVFDNMGKCGRIPSLRSCNSLLNNLVKNGETHTAHYVYQQMIRVGIVPDVFMVSIMVNAFCKDGKVDEAAGFVKKMENLGVEPNIVTYHSLINGYVSLGDVEAAKGVLKFMSEKGVSRNVVTYTLLIKGYCKQCKMDEAEKVLRGMQEEAALVPDERAYGVLIDGYCRTGKIDDAVRLLDEMLRLGLKTNLFICNSLINGYCKRGEIHEAEGVITRMVDWNLKPDSYSYNTLLDGYCREGHTSEAFNLCDKMLQEGIEPTVLTYNTLLKGLCRVGAFDDALQIWHLMMKRGVAPDEVGYSTLLDGLFKMENFEGASTLWKDILARGFTKSRITFNTMISGLCKMGKMVEAEEIFDKMKDLGCSPDGITYRTLIDGYCKASNVGQAFKVKGAMEREPISPSIEMYNSLISGLFKSRRLVEVTDLLTEMGIRGLTPNIVTYGALIDGWCKEGMLDKAFSSYFEMTENGLSANIIICSTMVSGLYRLGRIDEANLLMQKMVDHGFFPDHECFLKSDIRYAAIQKIADSLDESCKTFLLPNNIVYNIAIAGLCKTGKVDDARRFFSMLSLKGFVPDNFTYCTLIHGYSAAGNVDEAFRLRDEMLRRGLVPNIVTYNALINGLCKSENVDRAQRLFHKLHQKGLFPNVVTYNTLIDGYCKIGNMDAAFKLKDKMIEEGISPSVVTYSALINGLCKHGDIERSMKLLNQMIKAGVDSKLIEYCTLVQGYIRSGEMQKIHKLYDMMHIRCLSTTAISHKQVDLRPQTTMK